One region of Ananas comosus cultivar F153 linkage group 9, ASM154086v1, whole genome shotgun sequence genomic DNA includes:
- the LOC109715132 gene encoding cytochrome b6-f complex iron-sulfur subunit, chloroplastic, whose amino-acid sequence MASTALSTASNPTQLCSAKNGVFSPSKALVGKRIKGLGSFGREKKEKQSGGGLVRCQATSSIPADRVPDMGKRQLMNLLLLGAVSLPTAIMLVPYAAFFVPPGSGGAGSGTYAKDALGNDVIASEWIKKHGPNDRTLTQGLKGDPTYLIVEADRTLATYGINAVCTHLGCVVPWNKAENKFICPCHGSRYNNQGKVVRGPAPLSLALVHADIDDGKVLFVPWVETDFRTGEDPWWT is encoded by the exons ATGGCTTCCACAGCTCTCTCTACTGCTTCCAATCCCACCCAG CTTTGTTCTGCTAAGAATGGGGTGTTTTCGCCGTCGAAAGCGCTCGTCGGGAAGCGCATTAAAGGGTTGGGCTCATTTGGaagggagaagaaggagaagcagaGTGGTGGTGGGCTGGTGAGATGCCAGGCGACGAGCAGCATTCCGGCAGACCGGGTGCCGGACATGGGGAAGCGGCAGCTGATGAATCTGCTTCTTCTGGGAGCTGTTTCGTTGCCCACCGCGATAATGCTGGTCCCCTATGCCGCCTTCTTTGTCCCTCCTGG TTCAGGCGGAGCCGGCAGCGGAACCTACGCAAAAGATGCACTTGGAAATGATGTTATTGCCTCAGAATGGATCAAGAAACATGGTCCTAATGATAGAACACTCACTCAAGGGTTGAAA GGAGATCCTACCTACCTTATCGTGGAGGCTGACAGAACCCTGGCAACCTATGGGATCAATGCAGTGTGCACGCACCTCGGGTGTGTTGTTCCATGGAATAAAGCTGAGAACAAGTTCATTTGCCCTTGCCATGGATCCCGATACAACAATCAAGGCAAGGTTGTGAGGGGACCTGCACCATTG TCACTGGCTTTGGTTCATGCCGACATCGATGATGGCAAGGTTCTATTTGTGCCGTGGGTTGAAACCGATTTCAGAACTGGTGAAGATCCATGGTGGACTTAG
- the LOC109714842 gene encoding equilibrative nucleotide transporter 3-like has protein sequence FFLLQKYHPTRVLTLVYQPFAVATIAILAYREAKINTRVRNLTGYTLFFLSSLAIIILDVATSGKGGIGVFIGICIVSGVFGVADGHVQGGMVGDLSLMCPEFIQSFLAGLAASGALTSGLRLITKAAFENSQDGLRKGAMLFFSISSFFELLCVLLYAFVFPKLPIVKYYRAKAASEGATTVTADLAAGGIQTHNNQGVCVPLMAEEDLKLSERLTNRQLLWQNIDYAIDVFLIYVLTLSIFPGFLSEDTGSHSLGSWYALVLIAMYNVWDLIGRYVPLLEFLKLTSRKGLTAATLSRFVLIPAFYFTAKYGDQGWMIMLTSVLGLSNGYLTVCVFMAAPRGYKGPEQNALGNLLVLCLLAGIFSGVTLDWLWLIGKGW, from the exons TTCTTCTTGCTGCAGAAGTACCACCCAACAAGAGTACTTACTCTTGTTTACCAACCATTTgctgttgcaacaattgcaataTTAGCGTACCGTGAAGCAAAGATTAACACTAGAGTCCGCAACTTAACTGGATATACCCTCTTCTTCTTAAGCTCTCTCGCAATAATTATT TTGGATGTGGCAACTTCTGGAAAAGGAGGAATTGGGGTCTTCATTGGTATTTGTATTGTTAGCGGGGTTTTTGGAGTTGCTGATGGCCATGTTCAAGGGGGGATGGTTGGTGATTTGTCCTTAATGTGTCCAGAATTCATCCAG TCCTTCCTGGCGGGGCTAGCTGCATCTGGTGCCCTAACCTCTGGTTTAAGGCTAATTACAAAAGCAGCATTTGAGAATTCTCAAGATGGTCTTCGAAAGGGTGCAA TGCTATTCTTTTCAATTTCATCATTCTTCGAGTTATTATGTGTTCTTCTATATGCCTTCGTCTTCCCCAAGCTACCGATCGTAAAGTACTACCGAGCAAAAGCAGCTTCTGAAGGAGCAACAACTGTCACTGCAGATCTTGCAGCTGGTGGCATTCAAACGCACAATAATCAAGGAGTCTGTGTCCCCCTGATG GCTGAGGAGGATCTGAAACTCTCAGAACGATTGACGAACAGGCAGCTGTTGTGGCAAAATATAGATTATGCAATCGATGTGTTTCTGATATATGTTTTGACCCTATCAATCTTCCCTGGATTTTTGTCTGAGGACACCGGATCCCACAGCTTAGGTTCATG GTATGCGCTTGTCTTGATCGCGATGTATAATGTGTGGGATCTCATTGGAAGATACGTTCCTCTTCTCGAGTTCCTTAAGTTGACATCTCGAAAGGGACTCACGGCCGCAACTCTCTCGCGCTTTGTGCTCATCCCTGCATTCTATTTCACCGCTAAGTATGGCGATCAAGGGTGGATGATCATGCTGACGTCGGTCCTAGGGCTGAGCAATGGATATCTCACCGTCTGTGTTTTCATGGCGGCACCCAGAGGATACAAG GGACCTGAGCAAAATGCTTTGGGAAACTTGCTTGTCCTCTGCCTATTAGCAGGTATATTCTCAGGGGTCACACTTGATTGGCTGTGGCTGATTGGGAAAGGCTGGTAA